The genomic DNA CAATGACCACCGCGAAGCCAGTTGGCGGAGCCGCTAAGCGCGTATCGCGAGATGTATAAAAAATAATCATTGCTCAAATATGCTTCGATCCGCTAAAGTCACTGCGTTTTACGGTTGATGCCAATAACATCATCCGAAGACGCCGTTGACGATCCGATGTTTGTTGAAATGAGGTATACCGTGAAAGTATTTCCGCTGATTGCCCTGCCAGTTGTCTGGGCAATGAGTTTTAGCGTTTTTTCCGCTGATGCCCCGGCCAGCGCCGATGAGAGCACCGCAGAAGCATTAAAGGATCTCGACCGCACTCTGCCTAAGTTAGCCCCCGTGACCTTCACCGCCGCTGATGAAAAACACAAGGTTCTGGTGTTCATCGATAATCAGTGTTCTTTCTGCTCGCAGGTTGTAAAAAACATCAAGAGCTACAACGACGCCGGGCTGACAATGTCATTCCTGACCGTCGCACCGCCTTCCATCCGTGATTCCGTGATTGAAGATATGGGGCGAGTGTGGTGTGCCGATGACCGTAAAAAAAGCCTGCAAGGCGCAATGGCGGGCTTTTTGCCCAATAATGGCACCAGTACCTCCTGCTCGGACGAAGTGGCGCAACAGTCGGCCTTAGCCGAACGCCTGGGGATTCAGTTGACCCCAACGATGATCGTGCTGGATAACCCGCCAAAGGTCATTCTGGGCAGCGCCAAGCCGGATGCCATTCTGGACAAAATAGCCGGCAAAGCCCTGTAACCCGCAGGCGCCTGAGATAACCCCGCACGGCGGTAATCCCGCGAGGTTAAGCATTATGGCGCCGATAGATTCATCATAATCGCGCGGTAGGCCGGCCGGATAAGGCGTTGACGCCGCCATCCGGCAATCAAGTACAGGCTGCCGGATGGCGCTTCGCTTATCCGGCCTGCCACCCGCTAAAACCTGCATTGCCGTACAGCGTTTTTTGCGCAAACCCTGGCCGATACGCTCGCTGATATTGACACCACCACGCCTCCGATATATATACTGTTATTATATACAGTAAAATGGAGTGTTAGCATGTTTGTGGAACTGGTGTATGACAAACGGAATTTTGAAGGGTTGCCCGGCGCAAAAGAGATTATCCTGTCAGAGCTCAGCAAAAGAGTTCATAACCTCTTTCCCGATGCCGACGTTCGCGTAAAGCCGATGATGACGCTGCCCGCCATTAACACTGACGCCAGCAAGCACGAAAAAGAACAAATCAGCCGGGTCGTCACGGAAATGTTTGAGGAAGCTGAATTCTGGTTGGTCAGCGAGTAAGCGCGTTATTCACCGATAAAAAAACGGGAACCATCAGGCTCCCGTTTCACACTAACCCAGAATCTGGATTACATGTTTGAGATGATCGCGTCACCAAACTCTGAACATTTCAGCAGTTTAGCGCCTTCCATCAGACGTTCGAAGTCATAGGTCACGGTCTTGTTGTTGATCGCGCCTTCCATACCTTTAACAATCAGGTCAGCCGCTTCGAACCATTCCATATGACGCAGCATCATTTCTGCGGACAGGATGATAGAACCAGGGTTCACTTTGTCCTGGCCTGCGTACTTCGGTGCTGTACCGTGGG from Klebsiella sp. WP3-W18-ESBL-02 includes the following:
- a CDS encoding thioredoxin fold domain-containing protein yields the protein MKVFPLIALPVVWAMSFSVFSADAPASADESTAEALKDLDRTLPKLAPVTFTAADEKHKVLVFIDNQCSFCSQVVKNIKSYNDAGLTMSFLTVAPPSIRDSVIEDMGRVWCADDRKKSLQGAMAGFLPNNGTSTSCSDEVAQQSALAERLGIQLTPTMIVLDNPPKVILGSAKPDAILDKIAGKAL
- a CDS encoding DinI-like family protein, whose product is MFVELVYDKRNFEGLPGAKEIILSELSKRVHNLFPDADVRVKPMMTLPAINTDASKHEKEQISRVVTEMFEEAEFWLVSE